In Vibrio gallicus, a single window of DNA contains:
- a CDS encoding 3-ketoacyl-ACP reductase FabG2 codes for MTRQVLVTGASKGIGKAIAIQLAKDGFSIAVHYMGDQNGAQDTLNTILELGGEGRLIQFDISDRAQCRTVLEADIAEFGAYYGIVNNAGITRDTAFPAMSEEEWDGVIHTNLDSFYNVLHPCVMPMVQKRKGGRIVTLASVSGLMGNRGQTNYSAAKAGVIGATKSLALELAKRKITVNCVAPGLIDTGMVDEQVKEHALPQVPLRRMGEPQEVAGLVSYLMSDIAAYTTRQVISVNGGLI; via the coding sequence ATGACCCGACAGGTATTAGTCACCGGAGCAAGTAAAGGCATCGGCAAGGCCATTGCGATACAACTCGCTAAAGATGGATTTAGCATTGCAGTACACTACATGGGTGACCAAAATGGTGCCCAAGATACCCTTAACACTATCCTTGAGTTAGGTGGTGAGGGACGCCTTATCCAGTTTGATATTAGCGATAGAGCGCAATGTCGCACTGTTTTAGAAGCCGATATTGCTGAGTTTGGTGCTTATTATGGCATAGTGAATAACGCAGGTATTACCCGTGACACAGCGTTTCCAGCTATGAGCGAAGAGGAGTGGGATGGCGTTATTCATACTAACCTCGACAGCTTCTACAATGTCCTTCATCCGTGCGTTATGCCTATGGTACAAAAGCGCAAAGGAGGACGCATTGTTACGCTGGCTTCTGTCTCCGGCCTGATGGGTAATCGCGGCCAAACCAACTATAGTGCAGCTAAAGCTGGCGTTATTGGCGCAACTAAGTCTCTAGCACTAGAACTCGCTAAGCGTAAAATCACGGTTAACTGTGTTGCCCCAGGTTTGATTGACACCGGTATGGTTGATGAGCAGGTTAAAGAACACGCCTTACCGCAAGTACCCTTGCGCCGTATGGGCGAACCGCAAGAGGTTGCAGGTCTGGTTAGCTATCTTATGTCTGATATTGCCGCCTAT